One genomic segment of Thermodesulfobacteriota bacterium includes these proteins:
- a CDS encoding sigma 54-interacting transcriptional regulator, with translation MMNSGGVNKEKESKLVHKYSTLFDLCHMMSFEKDLNMLLDFLVKKSAEVVEADRGTIFLFDEKKDELWSKVAIGITDVIRFDANLGIAGEVLKWGKVVNVDDAYMYPRFNPEVDRQTGYITKSVLCVPMKNIDGRPVGVLQVLNKKDGLFSKEDEEVLEIFAFHAAVAIENARLIGELEEAKSRLKQENVLLREKAKGRFFVSNIIGASPKVQEIIKLIEKVADSPLSVLITGESGTGKELVARTIHYNSSRLEKPFVDINCAALPETLLESELFGIEKGVATGVEKRVGKIEMANGGTLFLDEIGDMSLVAQAKLLRVLQERKMEKVGGRNTIQVDVRVIAATNKDLKNDIQKGSFREDLYYRLNVVHIHMPPLRETKEDIPTLAQYFLIGFTNELGRSPMRFSPGAIDCLVRYSWPGNVRELQNEVKRAAILAESEVIEESDLSENIRDEVRSRGTSPCAPKEVDVDFSSVTLEEMEIHMIKEALGRCGGNKQRASEILGLTRQGLIKKIKRYGLG, from the coding sequence ATGATGAACTCCGGCGGAGTGAATAAAGAGAAAGAAAGCAAATTAGTACACAAATACTCTACCCTGTTTGACCTCTGCCACATGATGAGCTTTGAGAAGGATTTGAATATGCTTCTTGACTTCTTGGTAAAGAAGTCGGCAGAAGTGGTGGAGGCAGACCGGGGGACTATTTTTCTCTTCGATGAGAAGAAAGACGAGCTTTGGTCTAAAGTGGCAATCGGGATTACTGATGTAATACGCTTCGATGCTAATTTGGGAATAGCCGGAGAGGTTCTCAAGTGGGGTAAGGTAGTGAATGTTGATGATGCTTACATGTACCCTAGATTCAACCCGGAAGTAGATAGACAAACCGGTTATATCACAAAATCCGTTCTCTGTGTCCCCATGAAAAACATCGATGGAAGGCCGGTTGGTGTATTACAGGTATTGAACAAAAAAGATGGTCTTTTTTCCAAGGAAGATGAAGAGGTTCTGGAGATATTCGCTTTTCACGCGGCCGTGGCGATAGAGAACGCCCGGCTAATAGGGGAATTGGAAGAGGCAAAGTCCAGGCTAAAACAAGAAAACGTTCTCTTGAGAGAAAAAGCCAAGGGCAGATTCTTTGTCAGCAACATAATAGGAGCCAGCCCTAAGGTACAAGAGATTATAAAGCTTATAGAAAAGGTTGCGGATAGCCCACTAAGCGTCTTAATTACCGGAGAGAGCGGCACGGGTAAGGAACTAGTTGCCCGTACCATCCATTACAATAGCTCCCGCCTGGAGAAACCCTTTGTTGACATTAACTGTGCGGCACTGCCGGAGACTCTGCTCGAGAGCGAACTTTTCGGAATTGAGAAAGGGGTAGCTACCGGGGTAGAGAAAAGAGTAGGAAAGATTGAAATGGCGAACGGCGGAACCTTGTTTCTCGACGAGATAGGGGATATGAGCCTTGTGGCCCAGGCTAAACTCCTCCGTGTGCTACAGGAGAGAAAAATGGAAAAGGTTGGGGGAAGGAACACAATCCAGGTTGATGTCCGTGTTATCGCGGCCACAAATAAAGACTTGAAGAACGATATACAAAAAGGGAGTTTCCGTGAAGATTTGTATTACCGCTTGAATGTCGTTCACATACACATGCCGCCCCTACGTGAAACGAAGGAAGATATCCCCACTCTCGCCCAGTATTTTCTGATTGGCTTCACGAACGAGCTGGGAAGAAGCCCCATGCGCTTTTCTCCGGGGGCGATTGACTGCCTGGTGAGATATAGCTGGCCCGGAAACGTGAGGGAACTCCAGAATGAGGTAAAGCGCGCTGCCATACTAGCTGAGAGTGAGGTAATCGAGGAGAGTGACCTTTCCGAGAATATCAGGGATGAAGTAAGAAGTAGGGGCACATCGCCATGTGCCCCTAAGGAAGTAGATGTCGATTTTTCGAGTGTAACCTTAGAAGAGATGGAGATCCACATGATAAAAGAGGCGCTCGGAAGGTGCGGAGGAAACAAACAGAGGGCTTCTGAGATTCTGGGGCTAACCAGGCAGGGGCTGATAAAGAAGATCAAAAGGTATGGGTTGGGTTAA
- a CDS encoding FMN-binding protein: MKKLSILTIFFILAIPALAFPKVYMTRDEALKLAFPGADRVEKRHVYLTEEQAKEIASTARTKLESKLYLFYEGKRGDETLGYAVIDTHLLRTVTETIMVVINPDGTLRQVEILAFFEPPDYMPPDSWINLFNKKKPSDSLQVGRDIPNITGATITSNSMASSVRRIMAVFQSAVLGKNKLAAEVKD; encoded by the coding sequence ATGAAAAAATTATCGATTTTAACAATCTTTTTCATTTTAGCCATACCCGCTCTTGCTTTCCCCAAGGTTTACATGACCAGGGACGAGGCTTTGAAATTGGCCTTCCCCGGGGCAGACCGCGTCGAGAAGAGACACGTTTACCTCACCGAAGAACAGGCCAAAGAGATAGCATCCACGGCCAGAACCAAGCTTGAATCGAAGTTATACCTATTTTATGAGGGAAAAAGAGGAGATGAAACGCTTGGCTACGCCGTTATCGATACCCACTTATTGAGAACCGTGACCGAGACAATAATGGTGGTCATAAATCCGGACGGAACGCTCAGGCAGGTGGAGATCCTGGCCTTCTTCGAGCCCCCGGATTACATGCCGCCGGATAGCTGGATAAATCTATTTAACAAGAAAAAACCGTCGGATTCACTGCAGGTGGGAAGGGATATCCCCAACATAACCGGGGCTACCATAACCTCTAACTCGATGGCCAGCTCGGTAAGACGAATAATGGCCGTATTCCAGTCGGCGGTGCTGGGAAAGAATAAGTTAGCCGCAGAGGTAAAGGACTAA
- a CDS encoding FAD:protein FMN transferase, with the protein MSLILPLLFSITLTPKPVLVERAFFVMGTVIEFRLYCQTKELCNEAIFDAYSEVKRLDDMLSNYKTDSNLSLVNSQAGKGRIKVPPEFVELTERAVYFSNLTDGAFDITVGDLVDLWRNSQQKDDMPDEKTIKRTVSECVGSKKIALYPREKEIQLKSSCLSIDFGGIGKGYAVDRALKILKANGIESGVINFSGNIYAIGSPPGEEGWTIAIRHPRMKEEALTFIKVRDMAVSTSGDYERYFEINGKRFSHIIDPRTGYPVESVPSVTIIAENATDADALSTAVSVMGKEKSVETLEKLERVGSIIVTGHKGNLSIYKDSFFKGFEIPESGSLQ; encoded by the coding sequence ATGAGTTTGATACTACCCCTCTTATTCTCCATCACTCTTACACCCAAACCTGTCCTGGTGGAGAGAGCTTTTTTCGTAATGGGAACGGTGATTGAGTTCAGGCTCTATTGCCAGACTAAAGAATTATGCAACGAGGCTATATTCGATGCCTACAGCGAGGTGAAGAGATTAGACGATATGCTCAGCAACTACAAGACCGATAGCAATCTCTCCCTGGTGAATTCCCAAGCCGGGAAAGGAAGGATCAAGGTTCCCCCAGAGTTTGTCGAGCTTACCGAGAGAGCCGTTTACTTCTCCAATTTGACCGATGGGGCTTTTGATATAACCGTGGGGGATCTCGTTGACCTCTGGAGAAATAGCCAACAAAAAGACGACATGCCCGATGAGAAAACGATAAAGAGAACGGTCTCCGAGTGCGTAGGGTCAAAGAAAATAGCACTCTACCCTCGGGAAAAAGAGATTCAGTTAAAATCATCCTGCCTCTCCATCGACTTTGGCGGAATCGGGAAGGGATACGCTGTGGATAGAGCTTTAAAGATTCTAAAGGCTAATGGGATTGAAAGCGGCGTGATAAACTTCAGCGGAAATATCTATGCAATCGGCTCGCCGCCCGGGGAGGAGGGTTGGACGATAGCAATTAGACACCCGCGAATGAAAGAGGAAGCGCTTACTTTCATCAAAGTCAGGGATATGGCGGTTTCTACCTCCGGTGATTACGAAAGATATTTTGAGATAAACGGCAAGCGCTTCTCCCATATAATTGACCCTAGAACCGGATATCCCGTTGAATCCGTTCCATCCGTCACCATAATTGCAGAAAATGCAACCGATGCCGATGCCCTTTCCACCGCCGTGTCGGTCATGGGAAAAGAGAAATCCGTCGAGACCCTTGAAAAGCTAGAGAGGGTAGGGTCGATTATCGTGACCGGGCATAAGGGCAATCTTTCTATTTATAAGGATTCTTTCTTTAAAGGTTTCGAGATTCCTGAGTCTGGTTCCCTTCAATAG
- a CDS encoding replication-associated recombination protein A has protein sequence MRPKNFAEFVGQDHLIGKSGVVSRMVEGGNIRSMIFWGPPGTGKTTLARLISNKLDADFFQINAISSGVKELREIITRAEQSLETGRRTILFIDEIHRFNKAQQAALLKSVEDGTIILIGATTENPSFEVISPLLSRCQIYVLNPLNDSELETILNRALTEDQLIKNIELTPDAREELVRLCGSDARVMLNALEVAIDLSGEKIPIKIDKAKIREAYQVQHYKYDQTGEEHYNTISAFIKSVRGSDPDAAVYYLVRMLEAGEDPKFIARRLIILASEDIGNAEPYALTLATACFTAVTYVGMPEARIILAQATTYLASCPKSNAAYAAIGKALSDIQEKPYLPIPVHLRNAPTKLMKDIGYGKDYQYAHDFEGHFVEQNYLPEELKDRIYYLPTEIGREANLKKYLEKIWKKRRK, from the coding sequence ATACGTCCCAAGAATTTCGCCGAGTTCGTCGGCCAGGACCATCTTATTGGAAAATCCGGTGTGGTCAGCCGGATGGTCGAGGGTGGAAATATTCGTTCGATGATTTTTTGGGGACCGCCGGGCACCGGAAAGACGACCCTGGCCAGGCTTATTTCCAACAAGCTGGATGCGGATTTTTTTCAGATAAACGCCATCTCATCCGGTGTTAAGGAGCTTCGAGAGATTATAACCCGGGCGGAACAGTCTCTCGAAACCGGCCGGCGCACTATTTTATTCATAGACGAAATACACCGATTTAACAAGGCACAACAGGCGGCTCTTCTTAAAAGCGTGGAAGACGGGACCATTATTCTTATCGGTGCGACGACCGAAAATCCCTCCTTCGAAGTTATATCTCCGCTTCTCTCTCGCTGTCAGATTTACGTGTTGAACCCGCTTAATGATTCGGAGCTGGAGACTATATTAAACCGGGCTTTGACCGAGGACCAGTTAATAAAAAACATTGAACTTACGCCCGATGCCAGGGAGGAACTGGTCCGGTTATGCGGGAGCGATGCCCGGGTTATGCTGAACGCGTTGGAAGTAGCGATTGACCTAAGTGGCGAAAAGATTCCAATCAAGATTGATAAAGCTAAAATTAGAGAGGCCTATCAGGTACAACACTACAAGTACGACCAGACCGGAGAGGAGCATTACAACACTATCTCAGCATTCATAAAGAGCGTTAGAGGGAGCGACCCCGACGCCGCTGTTTACTATCTGGTCCGAATGCTCGAAGCAGGGGAAGACCCGAAATTCATCGCCCGGCGTCTGATTATTCTGGCATCCGAGGATATAGGGAATGCAGAGCCGTATGCGCTCACCTTGGCCACTGCATGCTTTACCGCTGTGACATACGTAGGAATGCCCGAGGCCAGAATAATATTGGCCCAGGCTACGACCTATCTGGCCAGCTGTCCCAAGAGCAATGCAGCCTATGCCGCAATCGGGAAGGCACTTTCAGACATTCAGGAGAAACCCTATCTTCCTATTCCTGTTCATCTGAGAAATGCCCCGACTAAGTTGATGAAGGACATAGGCTATGGAAAGGATTACCAGTATGCCCACGATTTTGAGGGTCATTTTGTGGAGCAAAACTACTTGCCCGAAGAGCTTAAGGATAGAATCTACTACCTGCCAACGGAAATAGGGAGAGAGGCTAATCTAAAAAAGTACCTCGAAAAAATATGGAAAAAACGCCGAAAATAG
- a CDS encoding methyltransferase domain-containing protein, which yields MFERPFSDSYQEVKDEIKQKYNRFAPWYDFMVAMPEFLGIGALRRKILEKTSGEVLEIAVGTGRNLVYYRRNCRITAVDSNTAMLGIAHKRAKTLGLKVNFLVMDSESLAFREGSFDIVVDSMGICTFPDPLAALKEMARVCRDGGRILLLEHGRSDRGWIGRWQDRRAEAHAKKLGCRWNREPLDLVQEAGLKIISAERRFFGIFHLIEATP from the coding sequence ATTTTTGAGCGTCCATTTTCGGATAGTTATCAAGAGGTCAAAGACGAGATAAAACAAAAATACAACCGTTTTGCTCCGTGGTACGATTTTATGGTAGCAATGCCGGAGTTCCTGGGCATAGGAGCACTGCGCAGAAAAATTTTGGAAAAGACCTCTGGCGAGGTTCTTGAAATCGCCGTCGGTACGGGAAGGAACCTAGTATACTATCGGCGGAACTGCCGGATTACGGCAGTGGACTCAAACACGGCGATGCTGGGGATAGCCCACAAGCGGGCTAAAACGCTCGGTCTTAAGGTTAACTTTCTGGTTATGGATTCGGAGAGTCTTGCCTTTCGCGAAGGTAGCTTTGACATAGTCGTAGATTCTATGGGCATCTGCACATTTCCCGACCCTTTAGCCGCGCTCAAAGAAATGGCCCGGGTGTGCCGGGATGGAGGTAGAATTCTACTCCTCGAGCATGGTCGAAGTGACCGGGGTTGGATAGGGCGCTGGCAGGACAGAAGAGCAGAGGCCCACGCCAAAAAGCTTGGCTGCCGCTGGAATCGTGAGCCTCTAGACCTTGTGCAGGAGGCCGGGTTAAAAATAATATCAGCTGAGCGAAGGTTTTTTGGGATCTTCCATCTGATCGAGGCAACGCCCTAG
- a CDS encoding VanZ family protein encodes MERQTLLSGVLLVVYCAFIFYLSSLSGGFISGLRLNDKLVHLLLYLVLGLVFSHFLHNLKPQQSAVKSGLVTCLFIVLYGLSDEIHQIFVPRRNFSLLDLLADGVGGMAGWLLFLFLVQLGRNLVNSR; translated from the coding sequence ATGGAAAGACAGACTTTGCTCTCCGGAGTTTTATTAGTCGTTTATTGTGCATTTATATTTTATCTCTCTTCGCTATCGGGAGGATTTATATCCGGTCTTCGTCTTAACGATAAATTAGTACATCTTTTACTCTACTTGGTTCTCGGCTTGGTATTTTCACATTTCCTGCATAATCTCAAACCACAACAGTCCGCCGTCAAATCGGGACTGGTAACTTGCCTTTTCATAGTTCTTTACGGGCTTAGCGACGAGATTCATCAAATTTTCGTGCCCAGGAGAAACTTTAGCTTACTCGACCTTCTTGCGGACGGCGTTGGAGGTATGGCCGGGTGGTTATTATTCCTCTTCCTTGTCCAGCTTGGCCGGAATTTGGTAAATAGCAGGTGA
- a CDS encoding response regulator transcription factor has protein sequence MSRKFSGFVSGEDVGGVIMNGGKSLRLGLVSNSGFLLEGLRRILQEQSDIEIIFETTSLDLAVERIRNTVVDILFIDNRIVTKDNQRLLGRVNRISPLTKIIMFDVKDGQELDSLNVIHINKETDSSELIHILKAAFLNHVVPENKPAGIGKEKVLLSKGEIKVLELVANGLSNKEIARKLSIREKTVKAHLTSIFDKLELRSRYQLIAYRRRPNNQKFARKSSPQF, from the coding sequence TTGTCGAGAAAATTCTCAGGTTTCGTAAGCGGCGAAGATGTGGGGGGTGTAATAATGAACGGCGGGAAGTCTTTAAGGTTAGGTTTGGTCTCAAATTCTGGTTTTTTGCTGGAGGGCCTGCGTAGAATTTTACAGGAACAGAGCGATATCGAAATAATATTTGAAACCACCAGTTTGGATTTAGCGGTAGAGCGTATTAGAAATACCGTAGTCGACATACTTTTTATCGACAATAGAATCGTCACTAAGGATAATCAAAGACTGCTAGGTAGGGTCAATCGCATAAGTCCTCTTACCAAGATTATAATGTTTGATGTTAAAGACGGACAGGAATTAGATTCTCTTAATGTCATTCATATCAATAAAGAGACCGATTCATCCGAGCTGATCCACATTTTAAAAGCGGCCTTTTTAAACCACGTAGTACCTGAAAATAAGCCCGCCGGAATAGGAAAAGAGAAGGTCTTACTCTCGAAAGGAGAGATAAAGGTGCTGGAGTTGGTCGCCAATGGCCTGAGCAACAAAGAGATTGCCAGGAAACTTTCTATCCGGGAAAAGACGGTTAAAGCGCATCTAACCAGCATATTCGATAAGCTTGAGCTTAGAAGCAGGTATCAGCTTATAGCCTACAGAAGAAGACCTAATAATCAAAAGTTTGCAAGGAAGTCCTCTCCGCAGTTTTAA
- a CDS encoding glycoside hydrolase family 15 protein yields MLWTFWLVNVLTLSGRVEEAERILPSILEYVSPLGLLAEEIDTKSHEQLVNFPQAFSHIGLINSALYLGMARGKKQIGPEPAGTGSRRA; encoded by the coding sequence GTGCTTTGGACATTCTGGCTGGTCAATGTGTTGACCCTTTCCGGACGTGTTGAAGAAGCGGAGAGGATATTGCCGAGTATTTTAGAATACGTAAGCCCATTGGGATTACTGGCGGAAGAGATAGATACCAAATCGCATGAGCAACTAGTGAATTTCCCACAGGCATTCAGCCATATCGGGCTGATAAACAGCGCGCTCTACCTAGGTATGGCAAGGGGGAAAAAGCAGATAGGCCCGGAGCCGGCCGGTACCGGGTCAAGGCGTGCCTAG
- a CDS encoding trehalase-like domain-containing protein, whose translation MDRVYKRLEDYGVIGNLETCALVGNDGSIDWCCFPHLESPSVFAAILDAEKGGYFRIGPKHGVQAKQSYLEDTNILQTTFQCESGTVVLTDFMPVIEGSYSDASGIVVRAIAEASKCKWILNLDSIMPVSCPT comes from the coding sequence ATGGATAGAGTTTACAAGCGACTGGAGGATTATGGCGTCATAGGCAACCTGGAGACCTGCGCCCTGGTCGGAAATGATGGGTCTATAGATTGGTGCTGTTTTCCTCATCTGGAATCACCGAGTGTATTTGCGGCTATATTGGATGCCGAGAAGGGCGGATATTTTCGGATAGGCCCGAAGCATGGCGTTCAGGCTAAGCAGTCCTACCTGGAGGATACCAATATTCTTCAAACTACATTCCAATGTGAGTCAGGAACTGTTGTACTGACTGATTTTATGCCGGTCATAGAAGGCTCTTACTCGGATGCTTCCGGGATCGTGGTACGAGCCATAGCGGAAGCGTCGAAATGCAAGTGGATTTTAAACCTCGATTCGATTATGCCCGTGTCCTGCCCGACCTGA
- a CDS encoding phosphoglycerate kinase — protein sequence MKIAISDMPDDFYKGKRVFVRVDFNVPIEKGRLREDYRIRRSIRTIEYLANRGAAVILASHLGRPKGKVVPDLSLKPVAERLSKVLRVKGVKFVNDCVGKKVKEKVEELLGGEVLLLENLRFHKEEETNDNDFSKELASLADIYVNDAFSTSHRKHASTYGIAPFFKERLAGFLVQNEIEVLGKLRDNPDRPFTVVVGGAKIKDKIGALKNLISKADRVLIGGAVAYTFLSSKGISVGESLIEEDFLDWAQEVLTKSEEKIFLPEDHVVAPSMEKRAKAKLVQGEIPRGFMGFDIGQKTALRYTHEIMKGQGTVFWNGPMGAFEIDEFSHGTIDVARALSLAYWRGARTVVGGGDTAAALRKAEVLETEVDYVSTGGGASLEFLGGNELPGISILNDRK from the coding sequence ATGAAGATAGCTATCTCCGATATGCCTGATGATTTTTACAAAGGCAAAAGGGTATTTGTGCGGGTTGATTTTAACGTCCCCATAGAAAAAGGTAGGTTGAGAGAAGATTACCGAATCAGAAGGTCGATTCGAACAATAGAGTATTTAGCCAATAGAGGAGCGGCGGTCATACTCGCCTCCCATCTGGGGAGACCGAAGGGGAAAGTAGTCCCCGATTTGTCTCTAAAACCGGTTGCGGAGAGGCTTTCCAAGGTGCTCAGGGTCAAGGGTGTGAAGTTTGTCAACGACTGTGTGGGCAAAAAGGTCAAAGAGAAGGTTGAGGAGCTTTTAGGAGGGGAAGTCTTGCTACTAGAAAACCTGCGGTTTCATAAAGAGGAGGAAACAAACGATAACGACTTTAGTAAAGAGCTCGCCTCGCTGGCCGACATATATGTTAACGATGCCTTCAGCACCTCGCACCGAAAGCACGCTTCCACTTACGGAATAGCTCCCTTTTTCAAAGAGAGATTGGCCGGGTTTTTAGTTCAAAACGAAATCGAGGTCTTGGGTAAGCTAAGGGATAATCCGGATAGACCCTTCACCGTAGTGGTAGGCGGGGCTAAGATCAAAGACAAAATAGGCGCCCTTAAAAATCTTATAAGCAAGGCAGACCGAGTGCTCATAGGCGGAGCGGTTGCATATACGTTCCTTTCTTCCAAAGGTATCTCTGTCGGGGAATCGTTGATAGAGGAGGATTTCCTGGACTGGGCTCAAGAAGTTTTGACAAAGAGCGAAGAAAAGATTTTCCTGCCGGAAGACCATGTGGTTGCGCCGAGCATGGAGAAAAGGGCCAAGGCAAAGTTGGTTCAAGGAGAGATCCCCCGTGGATTCATGGGGTTTGATATAGGCCAGAAAACCGCACTCAGGTACACACACGAGATAATGAAAGGACAAGGGACCGTATTTTGGAACGGCCCGATGGGGGCTTTCGAGATAGACGAATTTTCCCATGGGACTATTGACGTAGCCAGGGCGCTTTCTCTTGCCTATTGGAGAGGGGCGCGCACTGTAGTAGGAGGTGGAGATACAGCCGCAGCTCTGAGGAAAGCCGAGGTTCTGGAAACGGAAGTTGATTATGTCTCCACCGGCGGAGGCGCTTCTCTGGAATTTCTCGGAGGGAACGAACTGCCTGGAATTTCGATTCTTAATGACAGAAAGTAA